Proteins co-encoded in one Leptospira montravelensis genomic window:
- a CDS encoding PAS domain-containing sensor histidine kinase, whose translation MLPFEVNVIFAVTVISVVFNTSMAFIIYFLSKHSKSEIKLVYTAIFLTVLVFRNFALFLFGESSEKIFFFISESFAIFGSYLLIAAVAPIITKKIRISFLYFISIFIYVLFSSLLLIDISFFWTALPSAIFNACALVLFGLIVFQLKTFPQAFRIFFFAICLIIAFQRITFPYLFGLEWYRPLGYIISTLFIFLFGVGCILFNFNVQTKKLNLSLEELELLQKTIKDVNVRLLIMYNQLPAIIYNIEFLPEPRTSYISPKMEEITGYGLNFFYENPDFFKDIVIPEDQYKISDLYAGHSPIILRMIHANGSLIWTEHYVNVSFDILGIEKRIDVVALDITKSKKTEISLLQEKNLNNTVFDNAANLILLTNAHGLIENINSAALTILQIKKNDVIGKYIQDVILLPEDREYLKDVLDDVNEIQNIAESLILRCVTNSNQILFLDWRLGIIRDNKNEPSKIIWIGIDQTSKRAAEIELKELNKSLEEKVKARTKELQSSNFELNSALYALREAQQKLIQNEKMVSLGQLVSGLSHEINNPIGMIKSSVETLVSEWQEGNQRDPSSQINELVQSILDSDTDGLRILTGLSNRQARKSLTETLIKHELTFAEELAELLVDSGIRNLSTSSINKIKSLIQNRENFQTLRKLLLVKQSSEHILYSVRRLSKITYTLKNFAGLQSNLELTDYSLNDTIHSAISLYKEHFLRDINLILNLDYSGNIRCIQGDLVQLWSQIIWNSIQAVDSKGTIQIRSFKKLDTVYVEIEDSGTGIPTDNHTKIFMPFFSTKTTGDGLGLGLYLVKEIANRHNANVDFESREGRTVFKVGFPLTT comes from the coding sequence ATGCTTCCCTTTGAAGTAAATGTAATTTTTGCGGTGACTGTCATCTCAGTAGTATTTAATACTTCAATGGCATTTATCATTTACTTCCTTTCAAAACATTCAAAGTCAGAGATAAAATTAGTTTACACTGCCATTTTTCTAACCGTTCTTGTTTTTAGAAACTTTGCACTTTTTCTATTTGGAGAAAGTAGTGAAAAAATATTTTTTTTCATTTCTGAAAGTTTCGCAATCTTTGGATCCTATCTTTTAATTGCAGCAGTTGCGCCAATTATTACAAAGAAAATAAGAATATCTTTTCTCTATTTTATTTCAATATTTATTTATGTATTATTTAGCTCCCTCCTCCTAATCGATATTAGTTTCTTTTGGACAGCCTTACCTTCTGCGATTTTCAATGCTTGCGCCCTTGTTTTATTTGGCCTCATCGTATTCCAATTAAAAACCTTTCCGCAAGCATTTCGAATTTTCTTCTTTGCAATTTGTCTAATCATTGCATTCCAAAGAATCACATTCCCATATCTTTTTGGTTTAGAGTGGTATAGGCCTCTAGGTTATATCATCAGTACACTTTTTATTTTTTTATTTGGAGTTGGATGTATACTTTTTAACTTTAATGTCCAAACTAAAAAATTAAATCTTTCCTTAGAGGAACTAGAGTTATTACAAAAAACAATTAAAGATGTAAACGTTCGTCTTCTCATAATGTATAACCAACTTCCTGCGATCATTTATAATATTGAATTTTTGCCAGAACCAAGGACATCTTATATAAGCCCAAAAATGGAAGAAATTACTGGATATGGATTGAATTTTTTTTATGAAAACCCAGATTTTTTCAAAGATATTGTTATTCCTGAGGATCAATATAAAATTTCAGATTTGTATGCGGGCCATTCACCCATCATACTTCGTATGATCCATGCAAATGGATCGTTAATTTGGACAGAACATTATGTAAATGTTTCTTTCGATATATTAGGAATTGAAAAACGTATTGATGTAGTTGCACTTGATATTACAAAATCCAAAAAAACCGAAATTTCACTCTTACAAGAAAAAAACCTTAATAATACAGTTTTTGATAATGCAGCAAACTTAATTTTATTAACGAATGCACATGGATTGATTGAAAACATAAACTCTGCAGCTTTAACCATTTTACAAATTAAAAAAAATGATGTAATCGGAAAATACATTCAGGATGTAATTCTTCTTCCAGAAGATCGTGAGTATTTAAAAGATGTTTTGGACGATGTTAACGAAATTCAAAACATTGCAGAGAGTCTGATTTTAAGATGTGTAACCAACTCTAACCAAATTTTATTCTTAGATTGGAGACTTGGGATTATCCGCGACAATAAAAACGAACCTTCAAAGATTATTTGGATTGGGATAGACCAAACTTCAAAACGAGCAGCAGAAATTGAACTTAAAGAATTAAATAAATCTTTGGAAGAAAAAGTAAAAGCGAGAACCAAAGAACTTCAATCTAGCAATTTCGAATTAAACTCTGCTCTTTATGCATTACGGGAAGCTCAACAAAAGTTAATTCAAAATGAGAAAATGGTTTCACTGGGACAATTGGTTTCTGGCCTTTCACATGAAATCAATAATCCTATTGGAATGATTAAATCCTCGGTGGAAACACTTGTATCAGAATGGCAAGAAGGAAATCAAAGAGACCCTAGCTCACAAATCAACGAATTAGTGCAATCAATACTAGATTCCGATACGGATGGACTTCGTATTTTAACTGGGTTATCAAACAGGCAAGCACGTAAATCTTTAACAGAAACCTTAATTAAACACGAGCTTACATTTGCGGAAGAACTTGCCGAACTTCTTGTTGATTCCGGCATACGCAATTTATCAACATCTTCGATAAATAAAATTAAATCGTTAATTCAAAATAGAGAAAATTTTCAAACTTTAAGAAAGTTATTATTAGTTAAACAATCTTCCGAACACATTTTATATTCTGTTAGGAGGCTTTCAAAAATTACTTATACATTAAAAAACTTTGCTGGATTACAATCCAATTTAGAACTTACAGATTATTCGTTAAACGATACAATCCATTCTGCCATTTCTCTTTATAAGGAACATTTTTTAAGAGATATCAATTTAATACTTAATTTAGACTATAGTGGGAATATTCGCTGTATTCAAGGTGACCTAGTTCAACTTTGGAGCCAAATAATATGGAATTCTATTCAGGCTGTTGATTCGAAAGGAACAATACAAATTAGAAGTTTTAAAAAGTTAGATACGGTCTATGTCGAGATTGAAGACTCCGGGACAGGGATACCAACAGACAACCATACAAAAATCTTTATGCCATTTTTTTCAACAAAAACAACAGGAGATGGTTTGGGATTAGGACTATATCTCGTAAAAGAAATTGCAAATCGTCACAATGCAAACGTTGATTTCGAATCTAGAGAAGGAAGAACTGTTTTTAAAGTTGGGTTTCCCTTAACTACTTAA